Proteins from a genomic interval of Trifolium pratense cultivar HEN17-A07 linkage group LG6, ARS_RC_1.1, whole genome shotgun sequence:
- the LOC123891859 gene encoding uncharacterized protein LOC123891859, with translation MLVCNFDMLITFVVVGWSGTAHDTLILSSVIEEMKSVFPHPPEGKYYLVDAGYPNMKGYLSPYKGERYHIPDFRDGSPAEGIREVFNHAHSSLRNVIERTIGVWKKRWHILCDMRPFPLIKQQKIIVATTALHNFIRICGVEDVEFNKCDQNRGYIPEREEERNTNEDMSSHNLRRVQDGSYMDRARNQIATRLLENKIV, from the exons ATGTTAGTGTGTAACTTTGATATGTTAAtcacttttgttgttgttggatggTCTGGTACTGCACATGACACTCTTATTCTTTCGTCTGTTattgaagaaatgaaaagtGTTTTCCCTCATCCTCCTGAAG gaAAATACTATTTGGTTGATGCTGGATATCCAAACATGAAAGGATATTTATCACCATATAAAGGTGAAAGATATCATATTCCTGATTTTAGAGATGGAAGTCCAGCAGAAGGCATACGTGAAGTATTCAATCATGCACATTCTTCATTGAGAAATGTCATTGAAAGAACAATTGGCGTTTGGAAGAAGAGGTGGCATATTTTATGTGATATGAGACCATTTCCACTAATCAAACAACAAAAGATCATAGTTGCAACAACAGCGCTCCATAACTTCATTCGAATATGTGGTGTTGAAGATGTGGAATTTAACAAGTGTGATCAAAACCGTGGGTATATACCGGAgcgtgaagaagaaagaaatactAATGAAGATATGAGTTCACACAATCTTAGAAGAGTACAAGATGGGAGCTATATGGATAGAGCTAGAAATCAAATAGCCACTAGATTGTTGGAAAACAAAATCGTTTAA
- the LOC123889265 gene encoding 60S ribosomal protein L15-1-like yields the protein MGAYKYVSELWRKKQSDVMGFVQRIRCWEYRQQSSIVRLTRPTRPDKARRLGYKAKQGYVVYRVRVRRGGRKRPVSKGIVYGKPTNQGVTQLKFQRSKRSVAEERAGRKLGGLRVLNSYWVNEDSTFKYFEVILVDVAHSAIRNDPRINWLANPVHVHRELRGLTSAGKENRGLRGKGHRTIKARPSRRANWKRNNTLSLRRYR from the exons ATGG GTGCTTACAAGTACGTTTCTGAGCTATGGCGGAAGAAGCAATCGGATGTTATGGGATTCGTGCAGCGTATCAGGTGCTGGGAGTATCGTCAACAATCTTCCATTGTTCGTCTCACTAGGCCTACTCGTCCTGACAAGGCTCGCCGTTTGGGTTACAAAGCCAAACAG GGCTATGTTGTTTACCGCGTCCGTGTCAGGAGAGGTGGAAGAAAGAGGCCTGTTTCCAAGGGTATTGTTTATGGTAAACCAACAAACCAGGGAGTTACCCAACTCAAGTTTCAGAGGAGCAAAAGGTCAGTTGCTGAAGAGCGTGCCGGACGTAAACTGGGTGGTCTTAGGGTTCTCAACTCCTACTGGGTCAATGAG GATTCCACCTTCAAATATTTTGAGGTCATTTTGGTCGATGTAGCTCACAGTGCCATAAGAAATGACCCAAGGATCAACTGGCTCGCCAATCCCGTCCACGTACACAGGGAACTTCGTGGCCTCACTTCAGCTGGAAAAGAAAACCGAGGTTTGAGAGGCAAGGGGCACCGTACCATCAAAGCCCGTCCATCCCGCAGGGCCAACTGGAAGAGAAACAACACCCTTTCTCTTCGTCGTTACCgttga
- the LOC123889262 gene encoding cytochrome P450 76T24-like — MEYQTLLLGITFVSATIFIFIIRKLSQTKKSTKLPPGPHPLPILGNILELGKSPHKTLTKLSKIYGPIMTLKLGTITTIVISSPQLAKQVLHENSQIFSNRTIPHSVYATEHYKFSITWLHPLSTSWKKLRRVCATKVFSPKHLDSTKVIRQQKLKELLDYVNEKCNRGEVFDIGKAVFITMLNSISNTFFSMDFSQITHDEKSQEFENIVRGIMEEAGRPNISDFFPILRPLDPQSVRARMTNHMKKLYEILDGIIEDRICSRASKVNYEVCNDVLDSLLNNIGDTSSELSRNEMVHLFMDLFVGGIDTSSNTIEWIMAELLRHPDKLTKARKELCEAIGKDETLEESHISKLPYLQAVVKETFRLHPTVPLLIPHKCDENVNILGFNVPKNAEVLVNVWAMGRDPTIWENSTMFMPERFLECDINYKGNNFELIPFGTGKRICPGLSLAHRIVPLIVASLLRNFEWTLADGLMPENMNMDEQFGLSLKRVQPLRVQAT, encoded by the exons ATGGAGTACCAAACACTTCTACTAGGAATTACCTTCGTAAGTGCAaccattttcatcttcattATTAGAAAATTAAGCCAAACTAAAAAATCTACAAAACTTCCACCAGGGCCACACCCACTCCCCATCCTAGGAAACATCTTAGAACTTGGCAAAAGCCCACACAAGACACTCACAAAACTCTCTAAAATCTATGGACCAATCATGACACTAAAACTAGGAACCATAACAACGATAGTAATCTCATCACCACAACTAGCCAAACAAGTCTTACATGAAAATTCCCAAATCTTTTCTAATAGGACAATCCCTCACTCTGTGTATGCAACCGAGCATTACAAATTCTCAATCACATGGCTTCACCCCTTATCAACATCATGGAAGAAACTTAGGAGAGTTTGTGCTACAAAAGTATTCTCTCCAAAACATCTTGACTCCACAAAAGTCATTAGACAACAAAAGTTGAAAGAATTATTGGATTATGTGAATGAAAAATGCAACAGAGGTGAAGTTTTTGACATTGGTAAAGCTGTTTTTATAACTATGCttaattcaatttcaaacaCTTTCTTCTCTATGGATTTTTCTCAAATCACACATGATGAAAAGTCTCAAGAGTTTGAGAATATTGTTCGGGGTATCATGGAAGAAGCTGGTAGGCCTAATATTTCAGATTTCTTTCCAATTCTCCGTCCATTAGATCCACAAAGTGTACGTGCAAGGATGACCAATCATATGAAGAAGTTGTATGagattcttgatggaattaTTGAAGATAGAATTTGTTCAAGAGCTTCCAAAGTTAATTATGAGGTTTGCAATGATGTGTTAGATTCACTTCTTAACAATATTGGAGACACTAGTTCTGAATTGAGCCGCAATGAAATGGTGCATTTGTTTATG GATTTATTTGTTGGTGGGATTGACACATCTTCAAATACAATTGAATGGATTATGGCTGAGTTATTACGTCACCCCGACAAATTAACAAAAGCAAGAAAAGAATTATGTGAAGCAATTGGCAAAGATGAAACACTTGAAGAATCACATATTTCCAAGCTACCTTACTTACAAGCAGTTGTGAAAGAAACATTTCGATTGCACCCTACAGTTCCATTATTGATACCCCACAAATGTGATGAGAATGTGAACATATTAGGCTTCAATGTCCCAAAAAATGCAGAAGTTTTAGTCAATGTGTGGGCCATGGGAAGAGATCCAACCATTTGGGAAAATTCAACTATGTTCATGCCTGAAAGATTTTTGGAGTGTGATATAAATTATAAGGGTAacaattttgagcttatacccTTTGGGACAGGCAAACGAATTTGTCCAGGATTGTCGTTAGCTCATAGGATTGTGCCTTTAATAGTGGCATCCCTTTTACGGAATTTTGAATGGACACTTGCTGATGGACTAATGCCAGAAAACATGAATATGGATGAACAATTTGGATTATCCTTAAAGAGGGTTCAACCTCTTCGAGTTCAAGCTACATAA
- the LOC123889263 gene encoding spastin-like, whose amino-acid sequence MSFLQGIIDSFNSVFSPQSIDQNSSSLSMDASPSSVSNERVAYKLKGYYDLATQEIDKAVRAEEWGLVDDAILHYRNAHRILLEANSTTVPSFITSSEKQKVQSYRQKISKWQGQVSERLQALNRRAGSSVANQSTSNVAPTAAVPTKLSNTTKKVLQKNPQRKDEVNKVQNPKSSQTSGENYDTKLVEMINTAIVDRSPSVRWDDVGGLEKAKQALMEMVILPTKRRDLFTGLRRPARGLLLFGPPGNGKTMLAKAVASESEATFFNVTAASLTSKWVGEAEKLVRTLFMVATSRQPSVIFIDEIDSIMSTRTTNENEASRRLKSEFLIQFDGVTSNPDDIVIVIGATNKPQELDDAVLRRLVKRIYVPLPNENVRKLLLKHKLKGQAFSLPSRDLEMLVKETEGYSGSDLQALCEEAAMMPIRELGPNILTVKANQVRGLRYEDFKKAMAVIRPSLNKSKWKELEKWNEEFGSN is encoded by the exons ATGAGTTTTTTGCAGGGAATCATTGATTCCTTTAACTCTGTCTTCTCTCCACAATCCATCGATCaaaattcttcttctttatcaATGGATGCTTCTCCTTCTTCGGTTTCCAACGAACGCGTCGCTTACAAGCTCAAAGGCTACTACGATTTAGCCACTCAAGAGATCGATAAAGCTGTTAGGGCTGAAGAATGGGGATTGGTCGATGACGCTATTCTTCACTACAGGAATGCCCATAGGATCCTTCTCGAAGCTAATTCCACTACTGTTCCTTCCTTCATCACTTCAAG tgagaaacaaaaggtacaATCATATCGTCAAAAGATATCAAAATGGCAGGGACAAGTATCTGAGAGATTGCAGGCTCTCAATAGACGAGCAG GTAGCTCCGTTGCCAATCAG AGCACTTCAAACGTTGCACCAACTGCTGCAGTTCCAACCAAACTATCAAATACTACAAAAAAAGTGTTACAAAAGAATCCTCAAAGAAAAGATGAGGTGAATAAAGTTCAAAACCCGAAATCTAGTCAAACATCTGGTGAAAATTATGACACAAAACTGGTTGAAATGATTAACACTGCCATTGTAGATAGAAGTCCTTCTGTCCGGTGGGACGATGTTG GTGGCCTTGAAAAGGCAAAGCAAGCTTTAATGGAGATGGTTATTTTACCAACTAAGAGAAGAGACTTGTTCACTGGTCTTCGAAGGCCAGCTAGAG GTTTGCTTCTTTTTGGTCCACCTGGTAATGGTAAGACCATGCTTGCCAAAGCAGTTGCTTCAGAATCAGAAGCAACATTTTTTAATGTCACGGCAGCGTCCTTGACGTCAAAATGG GTTGGCGAAGCTGAAAAGCTTGTACGGACACTATTCATGGTAGCTACATCGAGACAGCCATCTGTAATTTTCATTGACGAG ATTGATAGTATAATGTCAACAAGGACGACAAATGAAAATGAGGCCAGCAGACGATTAAAATCAGAATTCCTTATCCAGTTTGATGGGGTGACATCCAATCCTGATGATATCGTGATTGTAATTG GTGCGACCAATAAGCCACAGGAACTGGATGATGCAGTTCTCAGGAGACTG GTTAAGAGAATATACGTACCTTTACCAAATGAAAATGTTCGGAAACTTCTGCTAAAACACAAACTCAAGGGTCAAGCATTCTCCTTACCTA GTAGAGATCTAGAGATGCTTGTAAAAGAGACTGAAG GATACTCTGGAAGTGATCTGCAAGCGCTGTGTGAAGAAGCTGCAATGATGCCAATTAGAGAGCTGGGTCCTAACATTCTTACCGTCAAGGCAAATCAG GTAAGAGGACTGAGGTATGAGGACTTCAAGAAAGCAATGGCTGTGATCAGACCAAGTTTAAACAAAAGTAAATGGAAAGAGCTTGAGAAGTGGAATGAAGAATTTGGCTCAAATTGA